In Nicotiana tabacum cultivar K326 chromosome 10, ASM71507v2, whole genome shotgun sequence, the DNA window GATCATCATTCTTTAAGtatgttttgtttttttagttAAGATTATACCCTTTTTTGTGCCACTTCAAAATATTGGAAGATAGATGGATTATTTTGCGGATTTGTTATTCTATTCCTATGTGTGGAATTCAATTAAAATGCATTATAGACTGGAATTAAAGAGCAGGGAGCAAATGTTTTACTTGGTTTATAATTGGTAATATTTGATTTGTATTTTATGGTAATTGTATTCTGGTAATCCTCGCACCTTCCTTTATAAAATTGGAATTTGGCAACATTCAGGTTTGTCCTATTTTATTACATCATATTTTGAATGGGTGATTTTTGTTTGTTATCTGTAATTGTGTTGATAGACGACTGTCACGgaaaaaatattagaaatttGTGTTAGGTATTCTCTTGGATGCTGATTTTTGCTGTAGGTGAACAATGTTGAATGCTTGTATATTTATCtgaattaataattaataatcaGAGTTTGTGTTCGGTGCTGCAGAGTTCAGCAGAGATGGACTTCTTCTCTGAATATGGTGATGCAAATAGGTACAAAATTCAGGAAGTCATTGGGAAAGGAAGCTATGGTGTCGTTTGTTCAGCCATTGACACACATACTGGTGAAAAAGTGGCAATTAAAAAGATTCATGACATCTTTGAACACATATCTGATGCGGCACGGATCCTCCGCGAGATAAAGCTTCTGAGACTTCTGCGCCATCCCGATATAGTTGAAATCAAACATATTATGCTGCCACCATCAAGGAGGGATTTTAAAGATATTTATGTTGTTTTTGAGCTCATGGAGTCAGATCTACACCAAGTTATCAAGGCTAATGATGACTTGACACGGGAACATTATCAGTTTTTTCTTTATCAGTTGCTTCGTGCCCTAAAATATATACACACAGGTAAATCAGTCAGGTTTCTTGCTGCATCTTGTGATCCCATCGTTGTTTAAGTGTTTATAATATTGCACATTATCCTCATTAAGCAGGCTAGTCATTTCTTTTGGGTTGTCATACTCTCGATGATTCTTGTTTTGCTGCAGCTAATGTCTACCATAGAGATTTAAAGCCGAAAAATATCTTGGCAAATGCAAATTGTAAGCTTAAgatttgtgattttggattggcCAGAGTTGCATTCAATGATACACCTACCACAATATTTTGGACGGTAGGTGATATTGAAAGTTATGTTTCTTCCACCAATCCTCCCCCTCTTATCTGTTGAATGTATTCTGTATTACCAACTTGTCACATTCATCTCATTCATCTTTACTGGGGCATTGCTCTTGCTGTAACTTCACTGGTGAAAACTGCAGGATTATGTAGCTACTAGATGGTATAGAGCTCCAGAATTATGCGGTTCATTTTACTCCAAGGTATAGTTCGAATCTCCCTAAAATATCTTTTATCGGTCCAATATAATGATCATGCCTTTCTCATTTTGGATTGAAAAGAGGTAATGGAAGTATGTGAATTCTTTTTTAAAGAGGAAAAAACGATTTAAAGGGATGGAAACAGGGAAAAGAAGCTTCTGCTAGTTCATTTACTTTTTTCTCTAATCCAACTCTTTCTTCTTTCTAATTCTCTAGTAACATGCACTTCAAATTATGTTAGTCACAGGAGCTGACAATAAGTTTGATGTCACAGAAAACACGTGATCAATACATTGGTTCATAGATCAGAATTTTGTATGTTAGGTGCTGTCACAAGCTAAAGCATTtctcttgtttttttctttttggagaaAGGTAACAGTATATTCATCTACAGAAAGGTAGTGCTGGCAGTCATATTTACAGTTAAAAAGTGAACAAAAGTATCCTCGGTTCCAGCATTTTCTCATCTTTTTACTCATTGATGTGTATCCTACTGTGGTTAATTTTTTAGCAATAGGCGTCTACCTCCTAGATTTCTAATACATTCAACGTAGGATGGTGTTGGGCTTAACGTTGGCACAAGATAAGTGACATCTATATGTGCACGTCTTGTGTGAAGTATCTTATTGTACATCCTTCTTATTCTTGGATAAAAACAATTCTTTACATGCTGAACCTGCTAAGTCTGTTGCATTTTGCCTTTTCTATGCAAATGCTGATTCTTTCGTGCATCATGGGTATTTGTGGTGTGCGAGATCGATCACCCCTCTTAGTAGAGTGTCAATTTTCCTGGAATTTGTCCATAATCGTTGTGCTGCCTGTAATTTTCACTATACAAATTTTAATATGGCTTTCTTCTTGCAGTATACCCCTGCAATTGATATATGGAGCATAGGCTGTATCTTTGCTGAAGTTCTCACTGGGAAGCCACTTTTTCCTGGGAAAAATGTTGTTCACCAACTGGACTTAATGACTGATCTGCTTGGAACACCCTCAATGGATACGATTTCTCGTGTATGAACTATCTGTGAATTCATATTACATCACTTTCGACAAAATTATCCTCAAAACTACTTTTGTGTATTAGTATTTTCTTGTGGTTGTTGCAGGTGCGTAATGACAAGGCTAGGAGATACCTAACTAGCATGAGAAAGAAGCAGCCCGTTTCTTTTGCACAGAAATTTCCAAATGCTGATCCACTGGCCCTTAAACTTCTTGAAAGGTTACTCGCTTTTGACCCCAAAGACCGACCCACTGCTGAAGAGGTTTGTGGTATCGTTATGAGCATACCGTTTGAACTTCTCTTTTGGATGTTTTAGTATATTTTGTTTCCTTGCATGCTAACTGCTCAATCTTGTCTTCCCGCACCCCCGCCCAAAACATATCAGGCACTAGCTGATCCTTATTTTAAGGGCCTGGCTAAATCTGAAAGGGAACCATCATGCAAGCCAATTTCAAAGATGGAGTTTGAATTTGAGAGGCGAAGGGTGACGAAGGAGGACCTGAGGGAATTAATATTCCGGGAGATACTAGAATACCATCCCCAGCTGAGGAAGGATTACATGAATGGTGTAGAAAGGACTAATTTTCTGTATCCGAGGTTGTATTTTTTCCTTGACTTCTGGTCAGTGATTTACCCTTCTAAACAAATGTTTTTTTGTACTGACTAGATATTGCTTTTCCTTGCAGTGCTGTTGATCAATTCAGGAAACAGTTTGCTCACCTGGAAGAAAACGGTGGTAATGGTGGTCCGGTGGTTCCGATGGATAGGAAGCATGTCTCTCTTCCAAGGTGATTATGAGTGCTGATACTCGAACTTTCCCCACTAGAATATTGTCTAGGAATAAGATCAAATCTTCCCTTTTACATGCCATTTGGCATAAAGCGTTTTGAATGGATTGTTGGTGCTTTCAAGAAAATCATTTGACCTTTCAGCTTGGTTGCCCCCTATGCGCACTTATGTTGTGATTCTGTGTTTATGCCCATCTTTCTGTATATTTTGTTTAATCAGGCCGTAGCTAGTTCAGATATGGTGATAGCTAGCTTGCTCTAAATTCATGCTCCATGTGTGTCTTAATGTTTGCTTTCAGATGTAATATATGCACAGCATTTGTTGGCCTTCTGCTCGCTCTTTTAAAAGATGAACGAATAGATTGTGCATTTGTTGGCCTTCTGCTCGCTCTTTTAAGAGATGAACGAATAGAAAGCTTATAGTATAAACTTGTTTATTTGGTATCATTTTAAGTTAGAAATGATAATATTGTGATGTTTGTGCAGGTCTACAGTTGTACATTCAAATACGATCCCTTCGAAGGAACAACCGATTGCTGCTGCCAATATGAGGGACCGGCAAAATGGCGAGGAGTCGTGCAGTAGAAACTGCAGAGATTCTGAAGGCTTTGCAAACAGTCTAACAAGAACCATGCAGGCTCAGCCAAGAATTGCCCTAGGTAATTTCTGTCAATCATGAATCCTTTGCTAGTTTTGCTTTCTGTAATGATGTGCTTTTCTAATGATGCTTTTCTGGTTCCCAATGCCTCCATTCAAATCCAACAGCCAAACCAGGAAAGGTTGTGGGTCCAGTTTTGGCATATGATtctggaaataaagaaaaatatgatcCTAGATCTCAAGTCAGGAATACAGTACCCCCCTCTCAGATTATGCCTTCAGCTTACTGTTACGACAAAAGTGGGATGGTGAAGCAAGAAAGGGCTGTTGTGGAAACAGAGAGGGATCTGAGTTCTCATGCAAAACCAATGCCACCATGTGGCATGGCTGCCAAGTTAGGCCCAGATATTGCTATAAATATTGATAGCAACCCATTCTATATGATGCGAGCTGGAGTCACGAAACCAGATCGTGTTGATGACAGAATTACCATCGACACAAACTTATTGCAGGCGAAATCTCAATATGGTGGAATTGGAGTTGCTGCAGCAGCAGCTACTACTGCTGCATCTCATAGAAAAGTAGGGACTGTTCAGTATGGTATGTCCAGGATGTACTAGAAAATGGCTTAAGTGGTGAATGGTGTATGATTTTTTGAGACGAAACACTTTGCTGAGTGAGGAAGTTATTTTCAGAAATGGGGAGGAAAAGCTCTGCGACCAAAGGGTATGGTGGTTGTACAGGCAGGGAAATCTGCGGGGATCTCGTCCTCTTTCTAATTGTCAGCTTTTCTTAGTTATCACAAGACTGATTGATATTTTCGTCATGAGATAAATGTTAGTGAAATCAAACTTTGATTCTACTAATGCTTTGTTTGTGGTCATGATTTTTTGCCCAtacacaccccccccccccccaaaaaaaaaaaaattgtctctctctctctctctctcacacacacacactattgTGAGTGGTAGGAGATATTATTGGCAGTGGAAGGTACTTTTTCTTTCTTCTGCTTGAAGTATTAATTTAAAGATGGTCTTCTAGCTTTACCTACATGGCAAAAGAGAGGTGAGTAGTGTCCCTCGTGAACTATTCGATCaagttttctttt includes these proteins:
- the LOC107765525 gene encoding mitogen-activated protein kinase 20, which gives rise to MQPDHRKKSSAEMDFFSEYGDANRYKIQEVIGKGSYGVVCSAIDTHTGEKVAIKKIHDIFEHISDAARILREIKLLRLLRHPDIVEIKHIMLPPSRRDFKDIYVVFELMESDLHQVIKANDDLTREHYQFFLYQLLRALKYIHTANVYHRDLKPKNILANANCKLKICDFGLARVAFNDTPTTIFWTDYVATRWYRAPELCGSFYSKYTPAIDIWSIGCIFAEVLTGKPLFPGKNVVHQLDLMTDLLGTPSMDTISRVRNDKARRYLTSMRKKQPVSFAQKFPNADPLALKLLERLLAFDPKDRPTAEEALADPYFKGLAKSEREPSCKPISKMEFEFERRRVTKEDLRELIFREILEYHPQLRKDYMNGVERTNFLYPSAVDQFRKQFAHLEENGGNGGPVVPMDRKHVSLPRSTVVHSNTIPSKEQPIAAANMRDRQNGEESCSRNCRDSEGFANSLTRTMQAQPRIALAKPGKVVGPVLAYDSGNKEKYDPRSQVRNTVPPSQIMPSAYCYDKSGMVKQERAVVETERDLSSHAKPMPPCGMAAKLGPDIAINIDSNPFYMMRAGVTKPDRVDDRITIDTNLLQAKSQYGGIGVAAAAATTAASHRKVGTVQYGMSRMY